The DNA segment CCACGAGGTGGCCGATCCCCGTACACTCGACGCGACCGGGCGCTACGAGCATGGCACCGTACGTTATCGTGCCGGCGAGGACGGGACAGTCTATGTGGGACGCGAGCGTCGCCTCGTTTCCCATCCCGTTCTGCAACGAGAGTGCGGCGTCGAACGATCCGGTCGCGAGCGTTCGGGCGGCGGCGTCCGTGTCGAACGCCTTGACAGCCACGACGGCGAGGTCAGCGGTGAGATCAGTGCCGTCGGTCGTGGCGGTCGGGGTGACGCGGACGTCGAGCTGCCCGTCGATCGTGAGGCCGTCCCCCTCGATCCGCTCGACGTGTGGATTTCGCCCGACGAGCGTCACGTCGTGCTCGCGCGCGAGCAGTCCCCCGACGAGACTGCCGAGACTGCCCGCTCCGAACACGACGATGTCCATACCGGAGCCTACCGCCCCCGATCAATAGAAGATTCGGTCGCGTCGCCCCGATCCGGCCCTGCCGGAGGGATTCGGTCCGTGGACGACGTAGCCCTCGAATCGACTCAGTCCTCGGTCCAGTACATCAGGTCTTCCTTCTCGGTGCCACAGTTGGGACAGATTCCCGGAAGGCCGTCGCTGAGTTCGCCCATCTCGCCGCAATTCGTACAGCGCCACATGAGTTCGGCCTCACCGAACGCCTGCCCGGAGCGGACGTGCTCGACCGACAGCGAGTCGATTCCCTCCCGCGTCGTCACGTAGAAGCCGTCGTCGTCCACGCCGCGAACGGTGCCCAGAGAGACCCCGCGTTCGTCGTAGATCGACTGCCCGAGGGCGATCTTCGACGCGTCCTCGACCGGGTCGGGATCAGCCGTCGTGACGTCACCTGCGTCTTCCATGGCCGATGGAACGTCGAACGGCCGGGTAAACCTCCACCCGGAGTGGGCAAGGAGAAGGGATGTTGCAGCGATCGACGCATCGGTCGTCGATCGACGGGTCTCGATATCGACTCCCTCCGTCGTGTCTAGTACCTACTCCGTCACGTTTCACCCGCTCCGCCGGTGTCCTGTCGGACCTACACGTCCTCGCCCGAGACGTCCCCGTGGTGGAATTCCCGCGTTCCAATGCGGGTGATCTCGAAGATGCCGCCGACGTTCGGATCGGGGCCGGCGACCCTCGCGTCCGTCGACATCCAGTCGTTGTCGGCCGATTCGCGTTGCTTGGCCGGGAGCAAGGGTAACAGCGACGACAGGGCGTACATCGAGAAGGTCTGTCCCTCCGGGAAGACGAGTTCTTCGCCGTGTACCTCGAAGTAATCTCCCACCTCGTAGCTGGCGACCGGATCGCCGGTTATCTCGACGCACTCGACCCGCAGATCGTACAGCGTGAACGCGTCGTCGGATGTGTCTGTCATGGATCGTCCACCTCTCGATGGGTCGGTGTGGTACTTTAACGCACGGGCTAGAGTCGGAACGGTCCGGTGGTCGAACGGTCGGCGCGGCCGATGCCGTCGGGGCGTTTCGACTCCCACAACGAGGGCGACAGCGGTTGAAAGAGGTCGGTGACGTTCGATGCCCTGGTCGGTGGCGTTCGATGCCCTGGTCGGTGGCGTTCGATGCCCTGGTCGGTGGCGTTCGATGCCCTGGTCGGTGGCGTTCGATGCCCTGGTCGGTGGCGTTCGATGCCCTGGTCGATGGCGTTCGATGCCCTGGTCGACGGCGTTCGGTGCGTTACACCACCGTATCGACGCGGTCGCCGCCCTTGTACACGGCGGCGACAGCGTTCCTGGTGGCGCTGATGTCGTCGAGGGGGTTCTCCTCGAGGGCGACGAGGTCGGCCCGTCGGCCGGGTTCGACGGCGCCGATCGAGTCGTCCTCGATGGCGGCCGCCGCGACGCTCGTCCCCGCTTTGAGCGCGTCCATCCGGCTCATACCGGCCTGCTCGACGAGCAGTTCGAACTCGATCGCGTTGTCACCGTGTGGGTGCAGGTGTGAACCGTTACAGTCGGTTCCGAGGGCGACGGGGACGTCCGCCTCGTAGGCACGGATCACGGCGTCGGCGTGTTTGTCGACGTAGTCTTTCCCTTTCTGGACGTGGTAGTCCGGCAGATCGTGATCCTCACCCTCGTAGGCGAGACGGTAGATCGCGCTGAGCGTGGGGACGAGGACGGAGCCGTGTTCCCTCGCGAGGTCGACGCCCTCGCCGTGTTCGTCGAAGCCGATCGCGTGTTCGATCGTGTCGACCCCGTTCCGGATGGCGGCGTTGATGCCGGCCGCGCCCTGAGCGTGGGTGGCGACGGGGACGCCGAGTCGGTGGGCCTCCTCGGTGAAGACCTCGATTTCGGCGTCTGTGTAGTGGACGTGGTCGGGTGAGTCCTTCTGCGAGGCCATGCCGCCGGTCGTCATGATCTTGACGACGTCGATTCCGTCCCTGAGTTCCTGGCGGACCTTCTTTCGACACTCCGGAACCCCGTCTGCCAGCACGCCGAGCATGCGCTCGTGTTCGACCCACTCGTGGGGGAGCTGGTGGGTGTCGACGTGACCGGCCGTCTGGGAGAACGCCCGCCCCGCCGCGTAGATGCGGGGGCCGGGAATCTCGCCGGCGTCGACCGCATCTCGAAGCCCAACAGCAGAGCCGCTACCGAGGTCCCTGACGCTCGTAAAGCCCGCCTCGAGAAGTCGACGCAGATCGGCACTCGCCAGGGCCGTCTTGTAGGCCCTGTTCGTCCCGATCCGTTCCATCGGCTGGAACGAACGGGTTCCTTCGAGATGGATGTGCGCGTCGACGAATCCGGGCGTGACGACCCGGTCGGAGAGATCGACTCGATCCGCGCCGTCGGGGGTTTCGACCGCAGATCTGGGTCCGACCGCCCGAATCGTTCCGTCCTCGACGACGACGAGGGCGTCTTCGACGGGGTCGTCGGCCAATCCGTCGATCAACGTTCCACACTGAAAGACAGTTACAGCCATGCTGCTGTCCATCGAGGGCCCCCAAGTAAAGTTCCATCTGAACGTGATTCGTCGTCACGTGCCAGAGTAGCACATCAGCGGACATCGATCGTGTCGAACGACGGTATCTCGCTGTTGAACGCTGCCCCCGACCGTCGACGGGCACAAGTGACCTCGATTTTATGATAGTATGCGACATTGTATAAAGAGTGTGAAATAAAGTCCCTCGGAATAACAAATATTGCGGCGTAGAACGGTCAGCGGCGGAAGGATTTTAACCCTCCAAATATACCGGATGAGCAGACTGTGGGAGAGAAAACCATGGGAAATGACAGCGATATTCTCGACGGAGATCCCGAGATCACGACTGACGAACTGAGCGGTCCGGTGATCGACCGACGCACGACGATGAAACTTCTCGGTGTCGCCGGACTCACCGGGCTGGCGGGCTGTACCGGCGGAGATGACCCCGATGACGGAGGGTCGGGCGGAAGCCCGCAACAGGGCGGAACCCTCTCAGCCGGATGGAACGTCGGGCAATTCGACCAGATCGATCCGCACTACTCGACGTCGACGTACCGAACCCAGCTTCTGGGGAACATCTTCAGCGGACTGGTCGAGATCAAATCCGACTACACCGTCCAGGGCGACCTCGCAACGGACTGGGAAGTGACGGACGGCGGGCAGACGATCACGTTCACGCTCGTCGAAGACGCGACCTTCCACAACGGTGACGACTTCACCGCCGAGGACGTGAAGTACTCCTTCGAACGCGTCATCGACAACGAGACACCGCACACGAGCAAGTTCTCGTCGCTCCGTCCCGTAGATGACGGCGGCATCACGACCAACGGCGAGTACGAACTCGAACTCAACTTCAGCGAGGCGTTCGCTCCGATTCTCGTCTTCCTGACGCCCGACCTCGGAAACGCGGGGGCGATCGTCAGTCAATCGGCCATCGAGGAGCAGGGCGAGGATCAGTTCAAGATCACGCCGGTCGGAACGGGGCCGTTCCGCGTCGCCGAACACGAGCTCGGATCGACACTCGTACTCGAAGCGCACGACGGGTACCACAAGACGGACGACGACGGCGAGGCACTCCCGTACCTCGACACGATCGAGCTCGAACCGCTCGCCGAGGCGACGACGCGGACGAACGCGATCACGAGCGGCGACGTGAGCTTCGTCAACTGGGTCCCCTCCTCGCAGGCGCCCAGCCTCGAGAACAGTCCGGAAGTCACGGTCGAGGACGTCCTCGGCGTGAACTTCGGCGGTCTCGCGTTTAACACCAGAACCGAACCGTTCGACTCCCGGGACGTCCGCGTAGGAATCGCCAAGGTCATCGACCGCGACCGGTACGTCGAGAGTGCCTTCCGGGGGCTTGCGGTTCCGGATACGGGCATCTACAGTCCGGCCCACGAATGGGTGTACCGCGACGAGTACGGGGAGTCGGCCGATCAGAAGCCGCCCACGCAGCGCTACGACCTCGAGGGGGGACGCGAGCTGTTGTCGGACATCGAACCCCCGAGCGATCCGATTACGATCATGATCGGACCCCCGAACGCTCGAAAAGGGCGCGTCCTGCGAGGGATTCTGAACAACGCCATCGGCGACCTCGGCTGGGAGTTCGAAGTCGAGAGCTTCGACCAGGCGACGATCTTCGAGCGCCTCAGCCAGGGGCAGTTCGAGTGCATCCCCTTCGGGAACAGCGTCGCGCCGGATCCGGACGAGTTGACCCACGGCGTGTTCGGACCGCTCGAGACGACGAACAACTTCTGGGGATACGAAGGTGTCGCCGACCTCGCCGTCGAACAGCGGACCCAGCTAGACCGCGAAGAGCGAAAGCAGACACTCTGGGAACTCGAAGACAACGTCATCGAAGACGCACCGTACGCCCTGTGTGAACACGAGCAGGTGCTATCGGCCCACCGTGACGACGTCAACGGGTACACTCACTACGGGTTCGTCATGCGGTTCCGCGACGTCTGGCTGGACGGCTAACGACTCGATCGTTCCTCCATCACAATGAAGAAATACGTACTCAAACGTCTCATCCACGCCGTTTTCATCATGTGGCTCGTCGCGACGACGCTCTTTTTCGGATTGCGAGCGGTTCCCGGCGGCCCCGCCTACGCGATCCTCGGTCGCGATGCGAGCCAGGAGAACGTCGAAAACCTGCGAGAACAGCTCGGGTTGACCGATCCGATCCACGAACAGTACGTCGACTGGCTGGTGAACCTCGTACAGCTCGACCTGGGGTCGAGCCTCAGCACGGGGCAAGCGGTGGCCGACGTGCTGCTGACCGCGGCGCCCAAGACCGTCTCGATCGGAATTCTCGCCATCGGTATCGGGCTGGCCGTGGCGATACCCGCAGGCATCGTCAGCGCCACGCGACGCGGCGAACTGCCGGATACGATCGGAACGCTCGTCGCGTTCCTCGGACTCTCCGCGCCGGCGTTTTTCATCGGCATCGTCCTGATGGTCGTCTTCGGGGTGTGGTTCGACCTGCTCCCGGTCTTCGGATACACGCCGATCTCGGAGGGGCCGATCCGCTGGTTCCAGAGTATCATCCTGCCGGCCACGGCGGTCGGCCTCCCGTACGCGGCGATCATCATGCGAATGATGCGTTCGTCGCTGCTGGACGTGCTCAACGAGCCGTACATGAAGTCGGCACGGGCCAAGGGGATCGACAAACGGGTCCGTCTCTTCAAGCACGCGCTCCAGAA comes from the Halovivax cerinus genome and includes:
- a CDS encoding ABC transporter permease, which gives rise to MKKYVLKRLIHAVFIMWLVATTLFFGLRAVPGGPAYAILGRDASQENVENLREQLGLTDPIHEQYVDWLVNLVQLDLGSSLSTGQAVADVLLTAAPKTVSIGILAIGIGLAVAIPAGIVSATRRGELPDTIGTLVAFLGLSAPAFFIGIVLMVVFGVWFDLLPVFGYTPISEGPIRWFQSIILPATAVGLPYAAIIMRMMRSSLLDVLNEPYMKSARAKGIDKRVRLFKHALQNALIPVVTVAGVQLAVIVGGSVTVEIVFGIRGMGRVMVDSLTTRDYPVTQGAILLIAFGLIMINLLVDILYTIIDPRIGYDGGNR
- a CDS encoding TIGR04076 family protein, which produces MTDTSDDAFTLYDLRVECVEITGDPVASYEVGDYFEVHGEELVFPEGQTFSMYALSSLLPLLPAKQRESADNDWMSTDARVAGPDPNVGGIFEITRIGTREFHHGDVSGEDV
- a CDS encoding ABC transporter substrate-binding protein, yielding MGNDSDILDGDPEITTDELSGPVIDRRTTMKLLGVAGLTGLAGCTGGDDPDDGGSGGSPQQGGTLSAGWNVGQFDQIDPHYSTSTYRTQLLGNIFSGLVEIKSDYTVQGDLATDWEVTDGGQTITFTLVEDATFHNGDDFTAEDVKYSFERVIDNETPHTSKFSSLRPVDDGGITTNGEYELELNFSEAFAPILVFLTPDLGNAGAIVSQSAIEEQGEDQFKITPVGTGPFRVAEHELGSTLVLEAHDGYHKTDDDGEALPYLDTIELEPLAEATTRTNAITSGDVSFVNWVPSSQAPSLENSPEVTVEDVLGVNFGGLAFNTRTEPFDSRDVRVGIAKVIDRDRYVESAFRGLAVPDTGIYSPAHEWVYRDEYGESADQKPPTQRYDLEGGRELLSDIEPPSDPITIMIGPPNARKGRVLRGILNNAIGDLGWEFEVESFDQATIFERLSQGQFECIPFGNSVAPDPDELTHGVFGPLETTNNFWGYEGVADLAVEQRTQLDREERKQTLWELEDNVIEDAPYALCEHEQVLSAHRDDVNGYTHYGFVMRFRDVWLDG
- a CDS encoding metal-dependent hydrolase family protein; amino-acid sequence: MAVTVFQCGTLIDGLADDPVEDALVVVEDGTIRAVGPRSAVETPDGADRVDLSDRVVTPGFVDAHIHLEGTRSFQPMERIGTNRAYKTALASADLRRLLEAGFTSVRDLGSGSAVGLRDAVDAGEIPGPRIYAAGRAFSQTAGHVDTHQLPHEWVEHERMLGVLADGVPECRKKVRQELRDGIDVVKIMTTGGMASQKDSPDHVHYTDAEIEVFTEEAHRLGVPVATHAQGAAGINAAIRNGVDTIEHAIGFDEHGEGVDLAREHGSVLVPTLSAIYRLAYEGEDHDLPDYHVQKGKDYVDKHADAVIRAYEADVPVALGTDCNGSHLHPHGDNAIEFELLVEQAGMSRMDALKAGTSVAAAAIEDDSIGAVEPGRRADLVALEENPLDDISATRNAVAAVYKGGDRVDTVV
- a CDS encoding DUF7130 family rubredoxin-like protein — its product is MEDAGDVTTADPDPVEDASKIALGQSIYDERGVSLGTVRGVDDDGFYVTTREGIDSLSVEHVRSGQAFGEAELMWRCTNCGEMGELSDGLPGICPNCGTEKEDLMYWTED